The sequence TACTAGCTCACGCGATTGCTGTCGACTTATACAGACTGAAATACCAGGTAAATAAATACATCTTTGGTTATAtttcacaaaattaaattttaattatatatatatatatatatatatatatatatatatatatattttaattaattaattaattaggaaaaGCAAGGGGGCAGCGTTGGCATTGTAGTGGCCACCGATTGGTTCGAGCCGCTCAGGAACGTAACGGCAGATTACGAGGCATGTCAACGAGCATCAGCGTTTTATTTCTCATggtaaaaaaggaaaaaggaaaactaCAGTGGGTGAACCGAATATTTATTTCCCTTCTACTAATCTTATTTTACAAAAAAGGCTGTTAATTTATCTTTATTTACTTTTGGGGCGTAGGTTTCTCGATCCCTTTGTGCACGGGGATTATCCTCCCGAAATGAGGCAAATTCTGGGGGCCAGATTGCCAAAGTTCTCAGCGAGCGAGAAGGAGAAATTGCGAAACAAACTGGACTTCATTGGAATTAACCATTACACGAGTCTCTACGTGAAAGATTGCATGCTCTCCGCGTGTGACGTCGTGGACCTCGGACTGGATGCGTTTGTGGCGACGGTTGGAGAGAAAATGGGGGTCCCAATTGGAAAaccggtaaattaaattaaattaaaattaaaattaaattacttgttaatttaattaactcataATTAATCCTTTTCAGACTGTAATGCCGGAGTTCTACGTGGTTCCACGTGGCATGAAAAACATTGTGATGTACATGAAGCGAAGATACAACAACATGCCCATGATTATTACAGAAAATGGTTAGTATTACTTCTTTAATTACTCACCATTAAATCAATGCAAGCCTAATTAATTAGGTTTAATTTGTGTAGGTTATCCCCAAGGGAGCTATCGCAATACTACACTGAAGGAATTACTAAACGACAAGGAGAGAGTAGAATACTTGCAAAGCTACCTCTCTTCTTTGCACGAAGCAATGAGGTAATTAACAATTAATTTAAATGCGATCTTAATGAGTCTGATTAATGGCTAATTaatcatgattaatttgggtGGTAGGCAAGGGGCTGATGTGAGGGGATATTTCATATGGTCTTTGTTGGATAACTTTGAATGGCTATATGGATATAGTTTGAGGTTTGGGATTTATCATGTGGATTATGAGACACAAGTAAGGACTCCGAAGCTCTCGGCCAATTGGTATCGAAAATTTCTCGGCCACTCAAAATTATTGATTAAGAAAGACGCGGAAGAGGACGAAATTATTGTGATGTAATTTGGCATGTATTTGAAAAAATTTGGGTGTGAATATGATAAACGTGCGTGATTGTTACATTTTGATGATTGATGATTACTATTGTAAAGGAATTGATAGAGGTATAATGAAGACATTTCAATAATTGACGATATTAATGGTGTGTTGTATGTATTCTTATGCTTAATTCCTCCTCCTCCTATTCCCTCTCCTGCTCTTTTCTGTAAAGGCAGTTAGCTCCGGGCAGCCTTGACAAAATAGTCGGGAACCGTCATCAACCGAGTAGgcgatcgaataggtcatcttcACGATTGGTAATTAAACTAGCGATCAATCGACAAAGAATCCTCTTTCGTTCtgcttttaattttgattttatgcTAAGAATAGTAATCCTTTAGCAGCTCCCATGCACACCGATCCGACCGACTTGTTGTTTCACTCGGAGCGAATGGAAACCAAAAGATTACTAGTGCAATTGTCCATCATAGTGCTCGGCATGCTCTCTTTCTCAGTTGATTGCATTGATCGGACCTACTTTCCTTCCTCATTTCTCTTTGGCACCGCGACGTCATCGTTTCAGGTATGAATATTTAAGAAATATCATTGCAACCCCTGAAAAAGGAGGGACAGGGTAGaatcataattttttataattttatagcaTTATATAtgacatatttttatatatatatagatcgaGGGAGCCTACTTGGAAGATAATAAAAGCTTAAGCAATTGGGATATACTCACACATATTCCCGgtataattatattatatattgaATAATTATaatacaaattaatatttaagtttttatttatttatttattcaggACGAATCAGGGACGGTAGCAATGCAGAAATAACAGATGATCATTACCATCGTTACATGGTGCCAATAATTTCTAAATATGCATaaatattaattgattaatattattttaattcatatgatTTAATTGAGTGAAAATATTAATCATGCACAGGAAGATATAGAATTAATGGAATCTATTGGAGTCAATGCATATAGATTTTCTATATCATGGTCGAGAATTTTACCTAGTgagtatttttatattattttttattatttttattctttttatttaaattttaattaattaatttattttcttaatttggcAGGAGGGAGGCTTGGAGGAACTAATTCACTAGGAATTGCTTTCTACAACAGACTCATTAATGCCTTGTTGCTTAAAGGTAATCTTAATTAAAAACACAAAATTATTAATccaaaattgattaattttattttttttaatgaatatattttttgatttttttaaaataaaatattaggaaTAAAGCCATTTGCTACCTTGAATCATTATGACATTCCACAAGAGCTCGAAGTCGGATACGGTGGATGGCTCAACCCACAACTACAGTGAGGACCTTTTgcatattttagaaaaaaattgtaATCGTTTTATACAAATGAAGCTCACAGTGTGTGTAAATTATTTTCTACCAGGGAGGAATTTGGAGAATTTGCAGATATTTGTTTTAGGGAATTCGGCGACCGGGTCAAGTATTGGACGACTTTCAATGAACCCAACATCGTAGTTACTTATGGGTATCGGATCGGATCGTATCCTCCCAACCGTTGTTCGCGTGGATTTGAAGATTGTTGGTCGGGCAACTCAAGCACCGAGCCTTATGTCGCGGCTCATCACATAATCTTGGCCCATGCTACTGCAGTAGAAACTTACCGGAGCAAGTATCAGGTATAGGaaaattgtatttttttaaaaaatacaatttagaatttcaaaattatggCATTTTACCCCTGAAAGTTTATTAAATTAGATAAAACAAGAAGGTGCTATTGGAATTGCGATGTCGACCACTTGGTTTGAGCCACTCAGGAATATAACGGAGGATTACAAGGCCTCTCAGCGAGCATTAGCATTTAATGCTCCATGGTAATTGATTAATTAACTCTTTAATTATTCTCTTAATTATGCATCAAAAAAATgttaaggaaaaataataattcattatttttttgGGTGAAGGTTTCTTGATCCCATTATACGCGGAGATTATCCTTCTGAAATGAGGCAAATTTTAGGGTCCAGACTGCCAAAGTTTTCAGGGAGTGACAAGAGAAAATTGCAAAGTAAATTGGACTTCATTGGAATAAATCATTATACGAGTCTCTATGTGAAAGATTGCCCGAAGTGTGGAGCTGTAGGGCCCAAAGGCGATGCCCTCGTGCTCACCACCGGAGACCGAGATGGAGTCCCAATTGGAAAAAAGGtcaaagaaatttattttatataattatttgaGGATTTCTGGAAATTTTTTTAGTCCTTTATATATTTTTAGATTCTTTTACTTGATTTTCATAACGTTAACATCTCAGATTTACTTAATCTCTATCACCTCAAAAAATACAAAGATTCATACCTTGCACACAGCTCCATTATGACCATACTCCTTTCCAGAAATTTTCCGAAAACGGAGAAGTCTTATACAACATCAAACACAAGAAATATAACAAGAATATAAGTGAAAATAAAgctaaatattttataatgaaaTCTTGCTTAGCTTGTTAATATTGTTGTTTGGAAATAGAAATGTCTCTTGATCGATTGAAAATACAACAACACTTTTTCCTCAG comes from Zingiber officinale cultivar Zhangliang unplaced genomic scaffold, Zo_v1.1 ctg232, whole genome shotgun sequence and encodes:
- the LOC122037073 gene encoding beta-glucosidase 18-like isoform X1 translates to MKSFLCQFILSIDDGSGRRGSIKRRISAIAIALQLSVLFGFLPLSACDDLRRSHFPASFIFGTSTSSFQIEGAYLDDQKSLSNWDVFSHIPGSIEDASNADIADDHYHLYSEDVKLMASLGVNAYRFSISWSRVLPRGRNGGINSLGIAFYSKLIDALLLKGIQPFVCLNHYDIPQELEEQYGGWLNSQIQEDFGYFANTCFKEFGDRVKYWITFNEPNIVAAKGYMTGSYPPNRCSHPFSNCSSGDSSIEPYIVAHNIILAHAIAVDLYRLKYQEKQGGSVGIVVATDWFEPLRNVTADYEACQRASAFYFSWFLDPFVHGDYPPEMRQILGARLPKFSASEKEKLRNKLDFIGINHYTSLYVKDCMLSACDVVDLGLDAFVATVGEKMGVPIGKPTVMPEFYVVPRGMKNIVMYMKRRYNNMPMIITENGYPQGSYRNTTLKELLNDKERVEYLQSYLSSLHEAMRQGADVRGYFIWSLLDNFEWLYGYSLRFGIYHVDYETQVRTPKLSANWYRKFLGHSKLLIKKDAEEDEIIVM
- the LOC122037075 gene encoding beta-glucosidase 18-like, giving the protein MHTDPTDLLFHSERMETKRLLVQLSIIVLGMLSFSVDCIDRTYFPSSFLFGTATSSFQIEGAYLEDNKSLSNWDILTHIPGRIRDGSNAEITDDHYHRYMEDIELMESIGVNAYRFSISWSRILPRGRLGGTNSLGIAFYNRLINALLLKGIKPFATLNHYDIPQELEVGYGGWLNPQLQEEFGEFADICFREFGDRVKYWTTFNEPNIVVTYGYRIGSYPPNRCSRGFEDCWSGNSSTEPYVAAHHIILAHATAVETYRSKYQIKQEGAIGIAMSTTWFEPLRNITEDYKASQRALAFNAPWFLDPIIRGDYPSEMRQILGSRLPKFSGSDKRKLQSKLDFIGINHYTSLYVKDCPKCGAVGPKGDALVLTTGDRDGVPIGKKTAMTDMFVVPRGMEKIVMYTKQRYENISMFITENGYPQKSDHRTPLKILLNDKERVEYLQTYLTSLHRAMRQGADVRGYFIWSLMDNFEWLSGYSLRFGFYHVDYETQVRTPKLSATWYQEFLDNSKLLINEL